A stretch of Lathyrus oleraceus cultivar Zhongwan6 chromosome 6, CAAS_Psat_ZW6_1.0, whole genome shotgun sequence DNA encodes these proteins:
- the LOC127095531 gene encoding uncharacterized protein LOC127095531 yields MEEKEMTKVFLKTLDTFYYERMIASAPTDFTDMVNMGVRLEEAVREGRLVREGSSSSSGAKRYGGFMKKKEQETNAVSYNHPRRINYPYHSQHQHIAAVTPVITSAPVQVQYPQQRTNRFQQNTQYQQQHQSQQHQHQLQQRPPQQQRRTNFDPIPMSYAELYPALITKNLVQPRPRPLVPEVLPWWYKPEVSCPFHQNAPGHDLDNCFALKLEVQKLTRAGILTFKNMGPNVKDNPMPSHGPSSVNNIEVCLNEQRVTKIEEIRRSLVEIHSVLCAHGLFQHDHQICGTCSVNSRGCRKIQDDLQGVLDQGLIQISRQVSSPESQEQEVNVIIPCFNIPEKVEIAYHPREPVVICPPGPMPYTSDKAVPYRYAATIIENGKEVEIKTLASVTNIAANSRMTRSGRVFAPPVIPSRNVEKDPVVVVPVTREAEGQTSNSTLDKETDELLRIIKLSDYKVVDQLLQTPSKISIMSLLLNSAVHREALLKVLDQAFVEQDITAEQFNNVVGSITSCNGLGFCDEELPEEGKNHNFALHISANCQGDSLSNILIDTGSSLNVMPKSTLVKLKYKGGQMRHSGIIVKAFDGSRKSVIGEVDLPIGIGPHVFQITFQVMDIVPAYSCLLGRPWIHEAGAITSTLHQKLKFSRMGK; encoded by the coding sequence atggaagaaaaggagatgacgaAAGTGTTCTTAAAGACTCTTGATACTttttattacgagaggatgattgCAAGCGCTCCTACAGACTTTACTGACATGGTAAACATGGGAGTCCGTTTAGAGGAAGCAGTTCGAGAAGGGCGTCTAGTTAGAGAAGGAAGTTCATCTTCAAGCGGGGCAAAGAGGTACGGCGGTTTTATGAAAAAGAAGGAACAAGAAACTAATGCTGTGTCCTATAATCATCCAAGAAGGATCAATTATCCTTACCATTCCCAACACCAACATATAGCAGCCGTGACTCCAGTAATCACTTCCGCTCCAGTTCAAGTCCAATACCCTCAGCAGCGTACCAACCGCTTCCAACAGAAtactcagtatcagcaacaacatcaatctcaacaacatcaacatcagtTACAACAACGTCCACCACAGCAGCAAAGAAGAAccaattttgatccaattccaatgtcatatgcagaattgtatccagCTTTGATCACTAAAAACCTTGTGCAACCACGACCACGACCTCTTGTACCAGAAGTGCTACcttggtggtacaagccagaggTATCTTGTCCCTTTCATCAGAATGCTCCAGGTCATGACTTAGACAACTGTTTTGCTTTAAAGTTGGAAGTACAGAAGTTGACAAGAGCAGGTATCCTGACCTTCAAGAACATGGGTCCCAATGTGAAGGACAATCCAATGCCAAGTCATGGTCCTTCATCAGTGAACAATATAGAAGTTTGTCTCAATGAACAACGTGTTACGAAGATAGAGGAGATTCGGCGGTCTTTGGTTGAAATTCATTCTGTTTTATGTGCTCATGGTCTATTCCAACATGACCACCAGATCTGTGGTACATGTTCAGTCAATTCAAGAGGTTGTAGAAAGATTCAAGATGATTTGCAAGGCGTCCTTGATCAGGGTTTGATTCAGATTTCTAGACAAGTGAGTTCTCCAGAATCACAAGAACAAGAGGTGAATGTCATCATTCCTTGCTTCAACATTCCAGAGAAAGTAGAGATAGCTTATCATCCGAGGGAGCCAGTGGTGATTTGCCCTCCGGGCCCAATGCCTTACACTTCAGATAAAGCGGTCCCCTACCGCTATGCAGCAACTATTATTGAGAACGGTAAAGAGGTCGAGATTAAAACCTTAGCCTCAGTTACCAATATCGCAGCAAATAGCCGAATGACGCGCAGTGGCCGCGTGTTCGCTCCGCCGGTTATCCCAAGTAGAAATGTTGAGAAAGATCCAGTAGTCGTGGTACCAGTGACAAGAGAAGCAGAAGGGCAAACAAGCAATTCAACCCTTGACAAAGAAACAGATGAACTACTTAGAATTATCAAGCTCAGTGACTACAAAGTGGTAGATCAGTTGCTacagacaccgtcaaaaatctcgaTCATGTCCTTATTATTGAATTCAGCTGTCCACAGAGAAGCACTACTGAAGGTGCTTGATCAAGCCTTTGTAGAACAGGATATAACAGCAGAGCAGTTCAACAATGTTGTAGGCAGCATCACTTCGTGCAATGGCTTAggcttttgtgatgaagaactgCCAGAAGAAGGAAAGAATCACAACTTCGCTCTCCATATCTCAGCCAATTGTCAAGGGGATTCTTTGTCTAATATCCTAATTGACACCGGTTCATCTCTGAATGTCATGCCCAAGTCTACCTTGGTGAAGCTAAAGTACAAAGGGGGGCAAATGCGGCACAGTGGAATTATTGTGAAAGCGTTCGATGGATCAAGAAAATCAGTCATTGGAGAAGTTGATTTGCCTATTGGTATTGGACCACATGTattccagatcactttccaggttatggatataGTGCCAGCTTATAGCTGTCTGCTCGGAcgcccatggattcatgaggcgggTGCCATTACATCCACGttacaccagaagttaaaattTTCAAGAATGGGCAAATAG